From one Thamnophis elegans isolate rThaEle1 chromosome 7, rThaEle1.pri, whole genome shotgun sequence genomic stretch:
- the TRABD gene encoding traB domain-containing protein: MEGDQQQEIAAEPEPLPNAEGDGPEDASDIASNISDADALKILLEMKMKKRQKKPSLPSTVTEFATEEGSKVYVVGTAHFSDSSKKDVVKTIQEVQPDVVVVELCQYRVSMLKMDERTLLKEAKEINLEKLQQAVKQNGLMSGLMQMLLLKVSAHITEQLGMAPGGEFREAFKEASKVPFCKFHLGDRPIPVTFKRAIAALSVWQKIKLAWGLCFLSDPISKDDVEKCKQKDLLEQMMAEMIGEFPDLHRTIVSERDIYLTYMLKQAAKRTELPRASEAEPRRCVPSVVVGVVGMGHVPGIEKNWNTDLNIQEIMSVPPPSTSSKILKFVIKATIFGLVGYGCYRMGHRTLRFILSVPITQKYLQKLIDLKSQH; the protein is encoded by the exons ATGGAGGGGGATCAACAGCAAGAG ATTGCTGCTGAACCCGAACCCTTACCTAATGCAGAAGGCGACGGTCCAGAAGATGCTTCAGACATTGCATCAAATATTT CTGATGCAGATGCCTTAAAGATACTTCtggagatgaagatgaagaagagacAAAAGAAGCCCAGCCTTCCAAGCACCGTGACAGAATTTGCAACTGAAGAGGGCTCCAAAGTTTACGTCGTTGGTACGGCCCACTTTAGCGATAGCAGCAAAAAAGATGTAGTAAAG ACAATACAGGAGGTCCAGCCTGATGTGGTTGTGGTCGAGCTGTGCCAGTATAGAGTTTCTATGTTAAAAATGGATGAAAGAACTTTGCTAAAGGAAGCCAAAGAAATCAACCTGGAGAAGCTTCAGCAAGCTGTAAAGCAG AATGGGCTCATGTCTGGATTGATGCAAATGCTGCTGCTGAAAGTGTCTGCGCATATCACGGAACAATTAGGAATGGCTCCCGGAGGTGAATTCAGGGAAGCTTTCAAAGAG GCGAGTAAAGTGCCTTTCTGCAAGTTTCATCTTGGAGATAGACCTATTCCAGTCACATTCAAGAGAGCCATTGCTGCACTTTCTGTCTGGCAAAAAATAAAGCTTGCTTGGGGCCTCTGTTTCCTGTCTGATCCAATCAG TAAAGATGATGTGGAGAAATGCAAACAAAAGGATTTACTAGAGCAAATGATGGCAGAAATGATTGGAGAATTTCCAGATCTTCACCGAACGATTGTTTCAGAAAGAGATATTTATTTGACTTACATGCTGAAGCAAGCTGCAAAAAGGACAGAACTACCTCGTGCTTCTGAAG CTGAACCTAGAAGATGCGTCCCTTCTGTTGTAGTTGGGGTGGTCGGCATGGGTCACGTACCAGGGATTGAAAAGAACTGGAACACTGATTTGAATATCCAGGAAATAATGAG TGTGCCTCCTCCATCCACATCCAGTAAAATCTTAAAGTTTGTTATAAAGGCAACAATATTTGGACTGGTGGGCTATGGCTGCTATCGGATGGGACACAGGACACTTCGGTTTATTCTTTCTGTGCCCATTACACAGAAGTATCTTCAGAAACTGATAGACCTAAAATCTCAGCATTGA